In Lycium ferocissimum isolate CSIRO_LF1 chromosome 11, AGI_CSIRO_Lferr_CH_V1, whole genome shotgun sequence, a single genomic region encodes these proteins:
- the LOC132038378 gene encoding uncharacterized protein LOC132038378, producing the protein MIAHVLLKHIEETPRMPIKTCIGMVHSKYGKTISKRKGFLGRRRAFETIFRTWESSFQALPGYMAALQYANPGTVVQWRLLKGKIFEFVFWVFKPSIDGFAHYKNVISIDGTYVYG; encoded by the exons atgattgctcATGTGTTACTTAAACACATTGAGGAAACTCCAAG GATGCCTATCAAAACTTGTATTGGCATGGTCCACTCAAAATATGGTAAAACcataagcaagagaaagggatttctcgggCGTCGACGTGCTTTTGAAACGATCTTTAGAACTTGGGAATCCTCTTTTCAGGCGTTGCCGGGGTATATGGCGGCTCTACAATATGCTAATCCTGGCACTGTTGTACAGTGGCGGCTTTTAAAGGGCAAAATTTTTGAATTCGTCTTTTGGGTATTCAAACCaagtattgatggttttgctcactaCAAGAATGTGATATCGATAGATGGGACCTATGTGTATGGCTGA